The following proteins are co-located in the Vanessa atalanta chromosome 11, ilVanAtal1.2, whole genome shotgun sequence genome:
- the LOC125067322 gene encoding tektin-2-like, whose protein sequence is MQSVVTFEKPLPHLSLPDWDARLYGLQVTADTRRADAFDLRHSAHQLRNETRIKTQWDSYHNNNRLRARVYEIEQWKSTLQELLERIDREMSALKEEKASTERELEQLNMPLLVCSECLSNRDGRRSTELTYDLADTELKKELCVTESNKKMLIDRCQSAWEKINKLEVVKFKLQLDLNDKNEALLIDKDMLSLDKDCANITYKTDSLKTPNRMITYEQWLNKCESTKKMAIDELQDTLRLREMLFVARGRARNALRAQTDVTNYMMRRRIYDTQRARNELQWQKMKMEENMDKLASELKTIGEQFADKVNALKVAETRLETRGYRPGIELASDEADVGLKEEVRNLRETIRQLQEKQDCAKATYNALEAASIKIAIDLNDKEQSLETDTQALEMRAALEPKRPQGTDKNLILASMKDEVPVDVN, encoded by the exons aTGCAGTCCGTAGTAACGTTCGAGAAGCCATTACCGCATTTAAGTCTGCCGGATTGGGATGCTCGACTGTACGGCTTGCAG GTTACTGCAGACACCAGACGAGCTGACGCCTTTGATCTACGCCACAGTGCTCATCAACTCCGCAATGAAACTAGGATTAAAACGCAATGGGATAGTTACCACAACAACAATCGTCTTAGAGCAAG gGTTTACGAAATAGAACAGTGGAAATCAACTCTTCAAGAGCTGCTGGAACGCATAGATAGAGAAATGAGTGCGTTAAAAGAGGAGAAGGCTTCAACCGAAAGGGAATTAGAACAACTGAACATGCCACTTCTAGTATGCTCTGAATGTCTGTCCAATAGAGATGGAAGAAGGAGCACGGAATTAACTTATGACTTAGCTGACACTGAGTTGAAAAAG GAATTGTGTGTCACGGAGAGCAACAAAAAAATGCTCATCGATCGATGTCAGTCAGCTTGggaaaagattaataaattagaagTAGTCAAGTTCAAATTACAACTTGATCTAAATGATAAAAACGAAGCTTTACTAATTGATAAAGATATGCTCAGTTTGGATAAGGACTGTGCCAACATTACTTATAAAACTGATTCCCTCAAAACTCCGAATCG AATGATAACGTACGAACAATGGTTAAACAAATGTGAATCAACAAAGAAGATGGCGATAGATGAACTTCAAGACACGCTGCGTCTCAGGGAGATGTTGTTTGTGGCCCGTGGTCGAGCGAGGAACGCGTTACGTGCACAGACAGACGTTACTAATTACATGATGCGAAGACGCATATACGACACGCAGAGGGCACGTAATGAATTACAATGGCAGAAAATGAAg ATGGAAGAGAACATGGACAAACTTGCAAGCGAATTGAAAACAATTGGCGAACAGTTTGCGGATAAAGTTAACGCATTAAAGGTTGCCGAAACCCGATTAGAGACTCGAGGGTACAGACCGGGTATAGAACTTGCATCCGATGAAGCCGACGTAGGACTGAAAGAAGAAGTCCGAAACTTAAGGGAAACGATACGCCAGCTACAAGAGAAACAAGATTGTGCAAA GGCAACATACAACGCCCTGGAGGCGGCGTCTATCAAGATAGCAATAGATCTCAATGATAAGGAACAATCTCTTGAGACGGACACGCAGGCTCTTGAAATGAGGGCGGCCTTGGAACCCAAACGACCACAAGGAACTGACAAGAATCTGATCCTGGCTAGTATGAAGGACGAAGTTCCAGTCGATGTTAATTAA